Proteins from one Pontibacter korlensis genomic window:
- a CDS encoding MarR family winged helix-turn-helix transcriptional regulator, which produces MRIEDEIHQSEFKDDYRRLMANLLFTNNWMNQQLMPFFKDLGLTLQQHNVLAIVRGQHPEPVCFGDIQNRMVDRNSNVTRLIDKLIEKGYVTRDICQSNRRMIEVRITDKGLQKLQEVDAKFPSLFERFHNLSQEEAVLVSNLLDKLRG; this is translated from the coding sequence ATGCGCATAGAAGACGAAATACACCAGAGCGAATTTAAAGACGACTATCGCCGCTTGATGGCCAACTTGTTATTCACTAACAATTGGATGAATCAGCAGTTGATGCCGTTCTTTAAGGACTTAGGCTTAACACTGCAGCAGCATAACGTGCTGGCAATTGTACGTGGGCAGCACCCCGAACCTGTGTGCTTCGGCGATATACAGAACCGCATGGTAGACCGCAACTCTAACGTTACCCGTCTTATAGATAAACTGATAGAGAAAGGCTACGTTACCCGCGATATCTGCCAAAGCAACCGACGCATGATAGAAGTTCGGATTACAGACAAGGGTTTACAGAAGCTGCAGGAGGTAGATGCAAAGTTTCCTAGCCTGTTTGAACGGTTCCACAACCTTTCGCAGGAAGAGGCTGTGCTGGTAAGTAACCTTCTGGACAAACTTC
- a CDS encoding PepSY-like domain-containing protein codes for MKLTAFAFLLLSGSLLSCDNDDDIKPDDVPAAVKDTLINTFPNAINIEWEKKGSDYEADFDQTTVDYSALLNASGNLLMHKYDIAESALPEEVKAAISQNYAGYIVDDAEELVQGETTFYQVELDNNKQEQKLVFSADGHEQSQQPYWD; via the coding sequence ATGAAATTAACAGCATTTGCATTCCTGCTTCTGAGCGGCTCTCTACTTTCCTGCGACAACGATGATGACATCAAGCCAGATGATGTACCTGCAGCAGTGAAAGACACACTGATCAACACATTCCCTAATGCCATCAATATCGAATGGGAAAAGAAAGGCAGTGATTACGAAGCAGACTTTGACCAGACTACGGTAGATTACAGCGCGCTGCTCAATGCATCTGGCAACCTGCTCATGCATAAGTATGATATTGCAGAGTCTGCGCTACCTGAGGAAGTGAAGGCGGCCATCAGCCAAAACTATGCTGGCTACATAGTAGATGATGCCGAGGAGCTTGTACAGGGCGAGACAACTTTCTATCAGGTAGAACTAGACAACAACAAGCAGGAGCAGAAGCTGGTGTTTTCTGCCGATGGGCATGAACAGTCTCAGCAGCCATACTGGGACTAA
- a CDS encoding M16 family metallopeptidase, with protein sequence MIEFKEFTLDNGLRVIVHEDHTSPMAVLNVLYDVGSRDEDETHTGFAHLFEHLMFSGSKNIPVYDEPLQRVGGENNAFTSPDITNYYLSLPAQNIETGFWLESDRMMELAFSENGLEVQRKVVVEEFKQNYLNQPYGDVWLKLRPLAYKEHSYKWATIGKEISHIEEATMDIVKAFFRKHYSPSNAILVVAGNVTFERAKELTEKWFGPIPAGEKYERKLKEEPRQTEARTLEVASDVPLSAIYKAYHMPGRQHPDYHAVDLISDILGRGKSSRLYEKLVKEQKLFNSINASVSGSVEPGLLIIQGKLNEGVNLQEANAAIEAVVQELIDNRVDEEELNKVKNQAETSIVFSEIELLNRAMNLAYSKLLGDANLINQEGEKVQAVTPDDIQRCAQEVLRKTNCSTLLYKAEKKEQPVEV encoded by the coding sequence ATGATAGAATTCAAAGAATTTACCCTTGATAATGGCCTCCGTGTGATTGTACACGAGGATCATACTTCGCCAATGGCGGTATTAAATGTGCTTTATGATGTAGGCTCTCGCGATGAGGACGAGACACACACAGGTTTTGCTCACTTGTTTGAGCACCTGATGTTTAGTGGCTCTAAGAACATACCTGTGTATGATGAGCCCCTGCAGCGTGTGGGAGGTGAGAACAACGCCTTCACCAGCCCCGACATTACAAACTACTACCTTTCGCTGCCGGCACAGAATATAGAGACAGGCTTTTGGCTGGAGTCGGACCGCATGATGGAGCTGGCCTTTAGCGAGAACGGCTTAGAAGTACAGCGCAAAGTAGTGGTAGAGGAGTTTAAGCAAAACTACCTGAACCAGCCTTACGGCGATGTATGGCTGAAGCTGCGCCCACTGGCTTACAAGGAGCACTCTTATAAATGGGCTACCATCGGTAAAGAGATCTCGCACATAGAGGAGGCGACCATGGATATTGTAAAGGCCTTCTTCCGTAAGCATTACTCCCCTAGCAATGCTATACTGGTAGTGGCAGGCAACGTAACCTTTGAACGGGCAAAAGAGCTGACTGAAAAGTGGTTTGGACCTATACCTGCCGGAGAGAAGTATGAGCGTAAGCTTAAAGAAGAGCCAAGGCAGACGGAGGCACGCACCTTAGAGGTAGCTTCCGATGTACCGCTCAGTGCCATTTACAAAGCTTACCACATGCCAGGCCGCCAGCACCCAGACTATCATGCAGTAGACCTGATAAGCGATATATTGGGCCGTGGAAAGTCCAGCCGCCTATACGAAAAGCTAGTAAAGGAGCAGAAACTGTTTAACTCTATCAATGCCTCTGTGTCGGGTAGTGTGGAGCCAGGGTTGCTGATAATTCAGGGCAAGCTAAACGAAGGCGTTAACCTGCAAGAAGCAAATGCTGCCATAGAGGCTGTTGTGCAAGAACTTATAGATAATCGTGTGGACGAAGAGGAGCTGAACAAGGTGAAAAACCAGGCCGAGACCAGCATTGTCTTTTCGGAGATTGAGCTGCTGAACCGCGCCATGAACCTGGCCTACAGCAAACTGCTTGGTGACGCCAACCTCATTAACCAAGAAGGTGAGAAAGTACAAGCCGTAACGCCAGACGATATTCAGCGCTGCGCCCAGGAGGTACTGCGCAAGACTAACTGCTCTACCCTGCTTTATAAGGCCGAGAAGAAGGAGCAGCCTGTTGAAGTATAA
- a CDS encoding alpha-ketoacid dehydrogenase subunit alpha/beta encodes MNYNRKDYSEEELIQLYRALLKPRMIEERMLVLLRQGKVSKWFSGIGQEAISVGSALALEQDEYILPLHRNLGVFTSRGVELDRLFAQFQGKIHGFTKGRDRSFHFGSNEHHIVGMISHLGPQLAVADGIALADLLEKKEKVTLVFSGDGGASEGDFHEALNVAAVWGLPVIFMIENNGYGLSTPNNEQFKFKHFIDKGSAYGIDALQIDGNNILEVYDTVRQAAASIRKNPRPMLIEAITFRMRGHEEASGTKYVPKELFEKWAKKDPVENFERYLLDELVLTQKAMESIKEELRAEIEDGLQKAFAEPMPEVNREQELDDMYKPFDQEVIKPASDAKTERRFVDAISDALRQSMERYPELVLMGQDIAEYGGVFKVTEGFVDAFGKGRVRNTPLCESAILGVGLGMSVRGQKSMVEMQFADFVSAGFSQIVNNLAKSHYRWGQNADVVVRMPTGAGTAAGPFHSQSNEAWFFHTPGLKIVYPSSPYDAKGLLNAAIEDPNPVMYFEHKLLYRSISQEIPDDYYTVEIGKAKTVAEGSDLTIITYGMGVHWAMQLQQELTDASLEILDLRSLLPWDKEAVRAVVAKTGRVIILHEDTMTGGIGGEIAAWISEHCFELLDAPVARVASLDTAVPFSPPLEQDFLPRQRLRDKVAAMLNY; translated from the coding sequence ATGAACTATAACCGTAAAGACTACTCAGAAGAGGAACTGATTCAACTATACCGCGCTTTGCTTAAACCGCGCATGATTGAGGAGCGCATGCTGGTGCTGCTGCGCCAGGGCAAAGTGAGTAAATGGTTCTCCGGCATAGGACAGGAAGCTATTTCTGTAGGTTCTGCCTTGGCACTGGAGCAGGACGAGTATATACTGCCGCTGCACCGCAACCTGGGCGTGTTCACAAGTCGTGGGGTAGAGTTAGACCGCCTGTTTGCGCAGTTCCAGGGCAAGATACATGGCTTTACAAAAGGCCGCGACCGTTCTTTCCACTTCGGTAGCAACGAGCACCATATTGTAGGCATGATCTCGCACCTGGGCCCGCAGCTAGCTGTAGCCGACGGTATCGCCCTGGCTGACCTGCTGGAGAAAAAAGAGAAGGTAACGCTGGTGTTTAGTGGTGATGGTGGTGCTTCGGAAGGTGACTTCCACGAGGCGCTGAATGTAGCTGCCGTGTGGGGGCTGCCGGTTATCTTCATGATTGAGAATAACGGCTACGGTTTGTCTACACCTAATAATGAGCAGTTCAAGTTTAAGCACTTTATAGATAAAGGGTCAGCTTACGGTATAGATGCCCTGCAGATAGATGGCAACAACATCCTGGAAGTATACGACACTGTACGCCAGGCTGCAGCCAGCATACGCAAAAACCCACGCCCAATGCTTATTGAGGCGATCACCTTCAGGATGCGAGGCCATGAGGAAGCAAGCGGTACTAAGTATGTGCCGAAGGAGCTCTTTGAAAAGTGGGCAAAGAAAGACCCGGTAGAAAATTTCGAGCGCTACCTATTGGACGAATTGGTGCTGACGCAGAAGGCTATGGAAAGCATAAAGGAGGAGCTGAGAGCTGAGATTGAGGATGGGTTGCAAAAAGCCTTTGCTGAGCCGATGCCAGAAGTTAACCGTGAGCAGGAGTTGGATGATATGTACAAGCCTTTCGACCAGGAGGTGATAAAACCAGCCTCTGATGCTAAAACAGAACGCCGTTTTGTAGACGCCATTTCAGATGCATTGCGCCAGAGTATGGAGCGCTATCCTGAGCTGGTGCTGATGGGGCAGGACATAGCAGAGTATGGCGGTGTGTTTAAGGTAACCGAAGGCTTTGTAGATGCGTTTGGCAAAGGGCGTGTGCGCAACACACCGCTCTGCGAGTCTGCTATACTTGGTGTGGGCTTAGGTATGTCGGTGCGCGGGCAGAAAAGTATGGTAGAGATGCAGTTCGCCGACTTTGTAAGCGCAGGTTTTAGCCAGATCGTGAATAACCTAGCAAAGAGCCACTACCGCTGGGGGCAAAACGCCGATGTGGTGGTGCGTATGCCAACAGGTGCCGGCACGGCAGCTGGTCCGTTCCATTCGCAGAGCAACGAAGCTTGGTTCTTCCACACACCAGGCCTAAAGATCGTGTACCCGTCGTCGCCTTACGATGCGAAAGGCCTGCTGAATGCAGCTATCGAAGACCCTAACCCGGTGATGTACTTTGAGCATAAGCTGCTTTACCGCTCCATCTCTCAGGAGATTCCCGATGACTACTACACCGTAGAAATCGGTAAGGCTAAAACTGTAGCCGAAGGATCTGACTTGACTATCATTACCTATGGTATGGGTGTGCATTGGGCAATGCAACTGCAGCAGGAGTTAACAGATGCTAGCCTGGAGATTCTGGATCTTCGCTCACTGCTGCCATGGGACAAAGAAGCTGTGCGTGCCGTTGTGGCAAAAACAGGCCGGGTAATCATACTTCACGAAGACACCATGACCGGAGGTATAGGCGGGGAGATTGCTGCTTGGATTAGCGAGCATTGCTTTGAGCTATTAGACGCCCCGGTTGCACGTGTAGCTAGTTTGGATACAGCTGTGCCGTTCTCGCCACCGTTGGAGCAGGATTTTCTGCCAAGGCAACGCCTACGAGATAAAGTAGCAGCCATGTTGAACTACTAA
- the ytxJ gene encoding bacillithiol system redox-active protein YtxJ → MNWHPLTSVEQLDEIIEESKNTPVVIFKHSTSCSISATAKSRLERQWDGAGLDHIKPYYLDLLSYRPVSNEVAEALQVRHESPQLLLLKDGVCTYDASHLGISVDALKKQVAA, encoded by the coding sequence ATGAATTGGCACCCACTAACGAGCGTTGAGCAGCTTGATGAGATAATTGAAGAGTCGAAGAACACTCCTGTGGTAATATTTAAACACAGTACCTCTTGTTCAATAAGCGCTACTGCCAAAAGCCGCTTAGAGCGCCAGTGGGACGGCGCAGGTCTGGACCACATAAAGCCTTATTACCTCGATTTACTGAGCTACCGCCCTGTTTCTAACGAGGTGGCCGAGGCACTGCAGGTAAGGCACGAGTCGCCGCAGCTGTTACTGCTGAAAGATGGCGTTTGCACTTACGATGCTTCTCACTTAGGCATTAGTGTAGATGCTCTTAAAAAGCAAGTAGCGGCGTAG
- a CDS encoding OsmC family protein translates to MPTIKSIYKGSLRTSAQHLASGNTVITDAPVDNNGKGEAFSPTDLVCAALGSCMMTIMGIVANRSNIDIEGMEIEITKIMAAEPRRIAEVVLHFTMPAGKVYADKEKAMLENAARTCPVALSLHPDIKQTVTFAY, encoded by the coding sequence ATGCCAACAATAAAAAGCATTTACAAAGGCAGCCTGCGCACTTCTGCTCAGCACCTTGCCTCCGGTAACACCGTTATAACAGATGCCCCAGTAGATAATAATGGCAAGGGTGAGGCTTTCTCTCCTACCGACCTGGTATGTGCAGCCCTCGGCTCGTGCATGATGACCATTATGGGCATAGTGGCAAACCGCAGCAACATCGACATAGAGGGTATGGAGATCGAGATCACCAAAATTATGGCTGCTGAGCCACGCCGCATTGCAGAGGTAGTGCTACACTTTACAATGCCTGCGGGTAAAGTATACGCTGATAAAGAGAAAGCGATGCTGGAAAATGCTGCCCGCACCTGCCCGGTAGCCCTTAGCCTGCACCCAGACATTAAGCAGACAGTAACTTTTGCTTACTAA
- the lipA gene encoding lipoyl synthase, with the protein MMTLPVIQPNAKPEGLNALGQPRKPNWLRVKLPVGKEYAKVRSIVDEYKLHTICESGNCPNMGECWGAGTATFMILGNVCTRSCSFCAVATGRPNEYDEDEPRRVAEAIKLMGVKHAVITSVNRDELKDRGAAIWHDTVKQVKLMSPTTTIETLIPDVKGTWDALITMISPGQEVVSHNMETVKELYRRVRPQAKYDRSLEQIRRTKEYGQRTKTGIMLGLGETREQVYQAMDDLAANGCDILTLGQYLQPTKMHLEVAEFIHPDLFDHYREEGLKRGLKYVESGPLVRSSYHAERHVNV; encoded by the coding sequence ATGATGACACTTCCGGTTATTCAGCCTAATGCTAAGCCCGAGGGGCTGAATGCGTTGGGACAGCCTCGCAAGCCAAACTGGCTGCGTGTAAAACTACCGGTTGGGAAGGAGTACGCCAAAGTAAGAAGCATTGTAGACGAATATAAACTGCACACCATCTGTGAAAGTGGCAACTGCCCTAATATGGGAGAATGCTGGGGTGCGGGTACAGCTACGTTCATGATCTTAGGTAATGTGTGTACCCGCAGCTGCTCTTTCTGCGCTGTGGCCACAGGCCGCCCAAACGAGTACGATGAAGATGAGCCACGCCGTGTGGCCGAGGCCATTAAGTTGATGGGCGTAAAGCATGCTGTAATCACCTCTGTTAACCGTGACGAGCTGAAGGATCGTGGCGCCGCCATTTGGCATGATACAGTAAAGCAGGTAAAGCTAATGTCGCCTACCACGACTATTGAAACACTAATCCCTGACGTGAAGGGTACTTGGGATGCCTTAATTACGATGATCTCTCCGGGTCAGGAAGTGGTGTCGCATAACATGGAAACGGTGAAGGAGCTTTACCGCCGCGTGCGTCCACAGGCTAAGTATGACCGCTCACTAGAGCAGATCCGTCGCACCAAAGAGTATGGGCAACGTACTAAGACCGGTATCATGTTGGGCTTAGGTGAAACTAGAGAGCAGGTTTACCAGGCAATGGATGACCTTGCAGCTAACGGTTGTGATATCCTTACACTAGGTCAGTACCTGCAGCCAACCAAGATGCACTTAGAGGTTGCAGAGTTCATACACCCTGATTTATTCGATCATTATCGCGAAGAAGGGCTGAAACGAGGACTGAAATATGTTGAGTCTGGTCCATTAGTAAGATCCTCATATCACGCAGAAAGACACGTAAACGTTTAG